A window of the Arenibacter algicola genome harbors these coding sequences:
- a CDS encoding lipid A deacylase LpxR family protein, whose protein sequence is MWPNYSKGLSNYLSLLICFVGGTFISMAQQEMNIADRSTLRNQIGLRHDNDFILLTDRYYTAGLFLTYRHRLEMGIFNSQNEQLSFSIGQEIITPSYLMTDDVQLLDRAYVGFSALRSGWSYVGRNHMIEAKLLLGIAGKASGAGRVQRWYHHYVIKTETPTWVGEMENSVHYNLYTKYLYEWQLAPNPFSIHIAAQSQFAFGTRDIYVHPEFVAYFGKRNPLSSSIAHNQIGSTDSEVFFALRAGYRVVGHNGLLEGNALGDDSVLLIDSKNTVVYAGFDFQFRYGRNEYWVGVRHNSPEFEHARPHQYVILSYTRGF, encoded by the coding sequence ATGTGGCCTAATTATTCCAAAGGCTTATCTAACTACCTCTCATTGTTGATATGTTTTGTTGGTGGGACTTTTATTTCCATGGCACAGCAAGAGATGAATATTGCTGATAGGAGTACTCTTCGCAACCAGATTGGATTACGGCACGACAATGATTTTATATTGCTGACTGATCGGTATTATACGGCTGGGCTATTTTTAACGTACAGACACCGACTTGAAATGGGCATTTTTAATTCCCAGAACGAACAGCTTAGCTTTTCCATAGGTCAGGAAATTATAACGCCCTCATATCTTATGACAGATGACGTTCAACTACTGGACCGTGCCTATGTTGGATTTTCGGCGCTTAGGTCTGGATGGTCCTATGTGGGGCGCAACCATATGATAGAGGCAAAATTACTTCTTGGAATAGCAGGCAAGGCCTCTGGAGCAGGTAGAGTACAAAGGTGGTACCACCATTATGTCATAAAAACCGAAACTCCGACCTGGGTAGGAGAAATGGAGAATAGTGTTCATTACAACCTGTACACCAAATATCTGTATGAATGGCAGTTGGCGCCAAACCCGTTTAGTATTCATATTGCGGCACAGTCCCAATTTGCATTTGGCACCAGGGATATCTACGTTCACCCGGAGTTTGTGGCTTATTTTGGAAAGAGAAACCCTTTATCCTCCAGTATAGCCCACAATCAAATTGGATCTACGGATAGTGAAGTTTTTTTTGCCCTTCGAGCTGGATATAGGGTGGTGGGACACAATGGCTTATTGGAAGGCAATGCCCTGGGCGATGATTCCGTTTTGTTGATCGACTCCAAGAATACCGTAGTATACGCTGGTTTCGATTTTCAATTCCGTTACGGGCGAAACGAATATTGGGTAGGGGTGCGCCATAATTCCCCAGAATTCGAGCACGCCAGACCCCATCAGTATGTTATACTTTCCTATACAAGGGGGTTCTAG
- a CDS encoding nickel-binding protein yields the protein MPLFMDRHYIEGATPEEVAKAHHEDMKIQSRHHCKALTYWHDEEKGVAFCLIEAPSAAAVRGMHKEAHGLIPNQIIEVDSSAVAQFLGRVIDPEKEDGKPMTESPFRAIMFIDMVSSTDITKALGDAKALDLVHRYRDVVRKALVDHGGREVDRAGDGFLTSFRSAYTASVCAVEIQRQLSKYNESREDGILLQARIGIGAGEPVQDGDALFGSTVNLVARICSYGDSGQIITAKVVKDLCIGKGVSFTSLGPKLLKGFDEPIDLELIEW from the coding sequence ATGCCACTATTCATGGATCGACATTATATTGAAGGAGCCACTCCTGAAGAGGTGGCCAAAGCTCATCATGAAGACATGAAAATTCAATCAAGGCACCATTGCAAGGCACTGACCTATTGGCATGATGAGGAAAAGGGCGTGGCTTTTTGTCTTATTGAAGCCCCATCGGCTGCTGCCGTTCGAGGGATGCATAAAGAAGCTCACGGTCTTATACCCAACCAAATTATTGAAGTGGACAGTTCGGCCGTAGCCCAATTTCTTGGCCGGGTTATCGATCCCGAAAAAGAGGACGGTAAACCCATGACCGAGAGTCCATTTAGGGCAATTATGTTTATTGATATGGTGAGTTCCACAGATATTACCAAAGCTTTGGGCGATGCCAAGGCCCTGGACTTGGTACATAGATATCGGGATGTAGTCCGCAAGGCACTTGTAGATCACGGAGGACGCGAAGTGGATAGGGCGGGAGATGGATTTCTGACAAGTTTTAGATCGGCCTATACTGCTTCAGTCTGTGCGGTGGAAATCCAGCGACAATTATCCAAATACAATGAATCCCGAGAGGATGGGATTTTGCTCCAGGCAAGGATCGGTATTGGAGCTGGTGAACCTGTACAGGATGGTGATGCGCTTTTTGGCTCAACGGTGAATCTAGTAGCCCGTATCTGCAGTTATGGCGATTCGGGTCAAATTATAACAGCCAAGGTGGTCAAGGATCTTTGCATTGGTAAGGGTGTCTCCTTTACCTCCCTAGGTCCTAAGCTGCTGAAGGGCTTTGATGAACCTATAGATTTGGAACTTATAGAATGGTGA